In the Zerene cesonia ecotype Mississippi chromosome 28, Zerene_cesonia_1.1, whole genome shotgun sequence genome, AGTTAATTCACGGCCAAACGAAGAGTctgtatatgttataaattttcagattataaaaaatagtaaattatatacttttatgtacaaataacGTTTACAAATTGAACCTAGCTTTTATGTCATCGATCTAGAACCAGACAATActcaattgtaatttaaactattatgtaatacttccataagtaataatttttatgttatcacacgtattataaacacaataacGATTATCTATAGCACTCTATAGTCTAGATAATGctaaaataaatcgatttatttatctattaattatttacttagcataagtatttttttttttcttataagtaCCTAGTATccagatattttttaatttctctatAGAATTAAGTATAACAAGTTTCTCAAATCGAGGTAAAAAtaagcttttaatttattccgaCGGAATAAGTTTCCGCGATCGTATCAACGTACGAAGTTCTACAAAAATAAAGCTTATAAACTATACCCTTATATGGTACCTACCTATAATGTTCGAATGTGCGGTATTAATTTCACTTGAAGgctttaaaagatttaaataaacttatcgAAAGGTTCCATATTTTATCGAGGTCAGGCCTCTTCCGCTGAGTCACTGGAGCGCCaagtaatttacattttaaactaaatcttGAAAATGTATAAGGAAGTGTTTCTGGGTCATGGGTAAAACTCGAAATTCATGgctataataacatattttatatttatatgtaatacttTATGTGTTGTTGTGTGAAATTAAAGCTGTACATAGACAGTGCCTCATAACTTGTGAGACGCGACCCCCTGGGGGGTCGTGAAAGTTCTGTGGGGGGTCGCGGTCGTCATACCTAAAAAACCAGTcttcattgaaatattatacatatatatgtgtatatttatgagaaattttaagtCTTCACAACttgattgttttttacaaatttaatcaatttaaaaacggATATATGGAATTAATCCAGAGCATTTTATGACAGTAGCTTCAATGGATTTAAGCTTctataaaaacacacaaaggtaaaagaaaaacattgatGTAAGACTAGCAATCCTTCCAGGTTTAcctgtggtacatacatatatagccacTAGCACTCAGGGATACCATATTTATccaacaatgaaataatttttcaaacggACAACTAAAAACGCTTcagcttaatattattagtatagattattctattatattgcTAATGTggatcaaaatatttttgttgtaattcTGATATACACGAtacttaatttgtaataatcatGTTTACaacatgttaaatatattacaaaacatttgcaccctttttataaagaaactaGCTGCCGGGGGTTTCACCCGCATTAGTatgtatcctgtaggaatatcaggataaaaaagttacctatattttattccagtccaaactttcacatttataatattagtaggaagggaATGTAATAATgggaagtaggatattagtaggataatttgCTTATCACCCTTAATAACTCATTTATCATCAGTTACACAATtttgcaattatatattttaatactattactTAATAACTAAGCTACATTCTACCGCCTAACTCCCTATATACATATCTTCAATACATCTGTCatagatatttaaactttcaaaatttcttacaaAGAGAAATTTAAACACTATTTTCCCAATCCGTTTGCGACTcagtcattttatttaacagtgAATTCTCCATGAATGTGTCATCAGTTACACAAGAGGTGATTTGGAATAGCCTTACGGTTTAGTATTCAGACCACATCTGTCGCCTTGACATCCTATTGTGTTTAACCATACTTTTCAATACACATGTTTTAAAAACCCCATGTGGCAACTGATAATTGTGTTATGTATGTTACACAGTATCTTCGTATGTATTGAATACTAATTTTTGGACGAATAAACAATAGACGataggaaattatatttttagattatttaaaaaatttcccatgatttgtacaaatatattgattaacTTTGTGAAGTCTACTTCGTTTTCTCCTTGCAGTGCTTAGTGGGGTCaagaaattttgataattttatattatatacaatatttatttttatatattcatctcaaaatattatataagctgAATAGATACTTTTGagcttgttttgttttgtacttttaaatataagttttttaaatttggaaatgTTTAAacctcttaaaaatatatatcagacACGTATTGACGTCATTGATGTTATCATTCATaatgttatcaatattttaatgcagCCTTATAGATAATGGATAAAGTAtgcaaaaaaactaaaactatttgaaagtatagttatgtatttttaactaagCGACCACACGCAGCGTATTTCGACCATCGAATGGGTGTTTTCAAGTACACATATCGTtggtaaaaaaattcttaaaccCTATAGCTACAAAAAAACAGCGTcctgaaatgaataaatttatcgaCTTTTTATACGATAAGATTCCGGCAAACAAAAACCATATCAATGTTATAAGGCCGGTATAGTAAATTACTGCAAACTTACCTGGGCGAATTGTTCCCTAATTTCTGCTCTCTCTTCGTCGGTCAATTTCGTATTATCTGCCATTGTCAATCAAgttttatcacaataaaaatcagCACATCGACGACAACGATGTTAAagtgcaattaaataaatttgcgaATCACTTTACACTTATCACTAATgtaaaaattctaaatgaaacaaaaatcacAGCTCCGTTCACCAAGTTAATTGAAGGATacagacacaaaaattacCACTAATGAAATACCACAATACACGTAAGTCATAAACGCAATACGCGAATACTACGACCTACGAAAGCAAATCAACTCGACGAGTTCAACGACGGAGCGAGTCATCGAGGACAATACGTTAGTTGCTCAGTGTTGCCACTTAGAAGGATGAacttaattactatttactaCCGCTAAGAGgacaatattatgattttacaaaatatccaTCATCACTCCATAGAATTCTTactacagtttttttttaataatgttgtaaaatgatttgtaaataattcaattataacgaacttttttataatgcttgccagcttaaattatttatcaccaGAACAGAAGACAGTCATAACaagtattttgattttatttaaatataaaataatttgtttactgCTAAATGTATCGTATTATGCTAAATTACTATAGTAATTGCTATGTAATAGTTTGATGTATACTATACAATGTTACAAACGCGAAGAAATAGATGGCGCTTATATAAGACAACAAAGCGCCATCTATTAACACGCTTtgtataacttaaaataatttagctaCTCGACACAAGATGTCACTatgttatatcatttatatgtagaaaattcgagaatgattatattttgctAGAAGAGGATATTTTCTGGGCTCTTAAACCTATtggaaaatacaatataaagatACATGAAGAGTTTTATggaatattaatagtaaacgagttaaaatgataatgtggagaagcaatattaattacgttttactattaaactacattcaaaaatatttgttggtAACAAAAGTACTAACGTAACTAAAATAAGTATTAGTAATGTTATTCGCTGAGTtttcatattgttattatttaagtaaacaaTTACTCGaatagtattgtataaatgtgttttttttatgtcacatcTCCTTCCGTCTTTTTCGGAAGGGATTAATAAAGGATtggtgagaggaataaagtaaatgattggaaagggaaggaaaaggatatgggcctccggctcccccactcaccaaacggaacacagcagaatgctatttctgACTGCttccatacaaaaataattgaagagtttaatgaatattcaagtttattattgcttcaagtaaagtaaaattttattttgatataaaacaattataaacaacgataaatgcattaattgtaattgaagGCTtgctatattattactattaccGACTTTTTGGTGAGATACAATGGTGTATATTTCAAGaatacttatttttcttacaatttcaggtaattaatatcatatatttatttatctaaatgaATCATATGAAAAATAGGAGACAtgcatgtataaaataaaataaaataaagcgtaAACCAAAGGTTGCAAAGCCATGACTTCGCGAATTTTCTACCTCTGTCTGGAACACCGGTCGTTTAAATACTAGCGACAGAGCCGGCGAGCGTCAGTTGAAAACAAACGCTTGCGATTGTCACTAGAGAGTTTCTCTGCGATTTGCATACAGCTTTGCATTTCTATCACATCAGTTCTATCACagcagttttatttttattatctgaaaGAAGAAATGGCTCTCCTACCTTTCTTGTTGGATTATGAGCTAGAGCGCCCCCGACGATTGATGGATCAGCATTTCGGGTTGGGCTTGACTCCAGACGATTTGCTGAGCGTCGTAGCCGGTCCCATGGTAAGCCGGGAGTACTACAGACCATGGCGACACTTGGCCGCTGCGACGCGTGACTTGGGGTCCAGCATCAAGAACGACAAAGACAAATTCCAAGTTAACCTCGATGTCCAGCATTTCGCACCGGAAGAAATAAGCGTAAAGACCGCTGACGGCTACATTGTGGTGGAAGGCAAACACGAGGAGAAGAAAGATCAGCACGGTTTCATTTCGCGGCAGTTCACCAGGCGGTATGCGCTCCCGGAGGGTTGTACACCTGACACCGTGGAGTCGAGGCTGTCTTCAGACGGCGTGCTGACTGTGATTGCCCCACGAAAAGTGCCCCCTGCGGTGCAAGGGGAACGCAGTGTGCCCATTGCCCAAACCGGCCCAGTTCGCAAGGAAGTAAAGGACCAGGCGAACGGAGACAAAGCTGAATAAGTTCCAAGCCAttccatttttctttttcgttGTAAGActgatttagttttaatttcgttaataaatttttcatttatctattTGATTGTTTCATTGGTCCCAATGTCGAAATTTTTAACTTCTGAATTTGTTCTATAATGCGAATTTATTTCTTAGCTTTGAggcaaaatttttataacatcttTAGATAATTAACTTTGTTTTCGACCTAGTTCAATGAAAGAGGcaagttaaaattttgttttttaacccgcaactttttttttttactgaatgaaccgatttttgtttcttattttatttgaatgctggTGTCTGCCATGAGGTCCTCTTAAAACGTTCTCTTGTTTAAAAGACGAAAAATGTCCCGGTTGTTACAACCCAATAATATGTTACTGTAAACTagctttgcccgcggcttcgcacgcgttaattcatagaagttaaatagattttatttcacatgtaaaccttcctcttgaatcactattaaaaaaaatatctcccatcaaaatccattgcgtagtttttaaagatttaaccaTACATTAGGGACAGGGaaagagaaagcgactttgttttatactatgtagtgagaATACAGTTCTAATGAAAATGACATGCCCAGTAGCATCTTGCCTGTCTGTACAGTAATATAGTAGGTACCTGCTACTTACTGtgttcttattaatatataaattacgtgtcacgtttgtccgcgatggactctcTAAACTTCTCAacctatttaaatgaaatttgcacataaaatgattaaatgaaataaaataagtaaattcaGTATTCCAACGCATTAAATACAGAATGAATACCACACCACTACCATAGATAGCTACTATAATCACTACTACAGGCCCCACTAAGTATGTATTATCAAAGcagatttaattttctttctcaTTTAAACCTGTCAGCAGTTTCTCCAAGATAACTACCATCAGATGGATATTTTTGATACTGATACCTACCTAAGTTTTAAGACAAGTTAAACTaacttttaactaaaaaataccaaatattACTTTAGTCTTTTAGGTATATCAAAAagcagaaatttatttttcaaatctgttgttgttttattaaagtttaatatggGATATTCATGTTATCTAAAAAAATGATCCAAACTATGTCATAATTTACAAAGAAATCATATGCTACTCGCTCGTCTCAGCATGTTTGACCaggtataaaaaagtataaaccTATGACACTCAcagataaaatagttttatatgtgAGTGAAAGCAATCGGTAAAAGAAGCTGCCTATTCTAAAACtttaactaatttttaaatcgattcaGAGGTGACAAGAGATTACCCCCATTTATACTAATTCCCAATTTTATctctattatattagttaaacgcattataaatacaaacaaaaaaacatacagttAAATTTTTGACCAATTAAAAACATCTTATCTTCCAGCCTCCTATTTTCGAAgtcatgataataataaattgtatgtaagcGATGGGTGCACTAAACTATATATActtcatattaataacaatgaatcttaaaaaattgtactaatcataaaactcgagaacggcttaaacctattttattactgttttcTTAAGGCACAAGAAAGGTTCTTATTTGAGAGGAAAAACATACCACGGGTATAGTGAATAGTCGAGACGGACCACTAGTTTggaataatgtaaatacatattttttctgcaaaacaatttttcagaaatacatatatttttgagaCTAGTTGAATGAAATCAGTCacattgttacaaataaataaattgtttgaaattgCAGTTTTAGGCGTACAcaactaaatttttaattttaaggtgATCTGTACGTTCTAATTGATATATACAAcaagaataatttttgtaacattcaattaaatgtattcaagctatattaaaaataatttactttacacGTATACAAGGTAAGTCTGCAgtgaaaaattgaataaaacttaggattaaatattaaagtacgcagaatattacaaaaaaatacgtaaatagaaaatgaataggttatactttattaaataaaatataaataagttgaCAGTCTCTTAAATATTCAGTCAATTTCGAAATCCCTAATTAAAGAACAACTTCACTCACTCTCTTTCTTCTCATTTTGTTCCTGCACTTGCCCTGCGtcatcttttatttctttcctCACTGGACCCGTTTGTGTGATTGGAACATTCCTCTCACCCTTTTGTGTTTCAGATTTCTTCGGCGCCAAAACTGTTAACACTCCATCTGAAGAAAGGCGAGATTCAATAGCGTCCGTGTTGATTTCCTGTGGCAATTTAAATCGTCTCTTAAAGTGCCTGGACACAAAGCCGTGTTCATCTTGCTTTTCTTCATGTTTGCCCTCGACAACGATGAATCCATCAGCTGTTTTAACTGTAATTTCGTCTGGTGCGAAGTGCTGGACGTCTATGTTGATAGACCACTTGTCTTTCTCGACCTTGATTGATGAACTCGAGTCGCGTGGCCACCAAAATTTGTTATACCGTGGAACAATTGGACTCGTCGCAGTGAATAAATCGTCTGGCGACAATGTGAGCCCGAAATTCTGTTCCAGAAGACGGCGGGGCCATCTTGGCATGTCGTAGTCGAAGAAGTAAGGAGCGAGCGACATTCTGTATTCGGTTTGACTCTAGGCGCGTTCGATTTCAGTATGAAGGAATGAGCGGCGATCTTCTTTATATATTCCTTGTGACGTATCTCTACGTTCGTACTACGTAGCTACGTAGTCTGGAAAGTTCTAGCTGCAAATAGAATTGCAAACCCAAGTTCCATGTCAATGATTCATTCGTATCGTAACACCtcaaattgataataatagaactgtaaacaaacataaatgttCTCAGTGACATGTATTTTTAGTTCACGACATAcgttactataattatatcatcgATTCATTAGCGAACGTGTAAGAATTACTAACATGCAATAATTATCGTGGTTATTTTGGTTGATCGCCCACTTAGcagtcattatttatttttaaactgctatttttatgtaacgtTACTTCTTATTATTTGGCGGTTCACGTTTTTCAATTGTAACATCGTGTAGAAACGGCTCCGAACATTGCTTTNNNNNNNNNNNNNNNNNNNNNNNNNNNNNNCGGTTGTTTGGGTTATAGGTATGACAGTTTCACAAGGGTATGTCGTTTCGCAGGTCTGTCTGGGTGCTGTGATTGTGAGACAGCCGTCGTGAGACAGTTCAGATCTCACACGTTGAGGGTCACAGCCGTCTGGCAGTTTAAACTTTCTAAAAAATTTTCTAATTACAAAACCATCTCTGGTTTTTCTCTCCTGTTTCCCTTCAATTATCACATACTCTGGTCGTACTTTTACTCTCAGTTCGTCCTTATTGAATTGGTGTACATCTAAGAATAACTGAAATTTATCCTTACCTATTTTTATGGTTGGTCTAACATTTCTAGATTGATTCAACCATGAATAAAGCTGCGGTCGGgaatttaataacatcaatGGTCTCAAAATCATATCGTAAGTTCggatgtatttaatatttccataGTTTATTTTGAACTTTTTATCGAATGTTATCTNNNNNNNNNNNNNNNNNNNNNNNNNNNNNNNNNNNNNNNNNNNNNNNNNNNNNNNNNNNNNNNNNNNNNNNNNNNNNNNNNNNNNNNNNNNNNNNNNNNNNNNNNNNNNNNNNNNNNNNNNNNNNNNNNNNNNNNNNNNNNNNNNNNNNNNNNNNNNNNNNNNNNNNNNNNNNNNNNNNNNNNNNNNNNNNNNNNNNNNNNNNNNNNNNNNNNNNNNNNNNNNNNNNNNNNNNNNNNNNNNNNNNNNNNNNNNNNNNNNNNNNNNNNNNNNNNNNNNNNNNNNNNNNNNNNNNNNNNNNNNNNNNNNNNNNNNNNNNNNNNNNNNNNNNNNNNNNNNNNNNNNNNNNNNNNNNNNNNNNNNNNNNNNNNNNNNNNNNNNNNNNNNNNNNNNNNNNNNNNNNNNNNNNNNNNNNNNNNNNNNNNNNNNN is a window encoding:
- the LOC119837605 gene encoding protein lethal(2)essential for life-like; its protein translation is MALLPFLLDYELERPRRLMDQHFGLGLTPDDLLSVVAGPMVSREYYRPWRHLAAATRDLGSSIKNDKDKFQVNLDVQHFAPEEISVKTADGYIVVEGKHEEKKDQHGFISRQFTRRYALPEGCTPDTVESRLSSDGVLTVIAPRKVPPAVQGERSVPIAQTGPVRKEVKDQANGDKAE
- the LOC119837568 gene encoding protein lethal(2)essential for life-like — encoded protein: MSLAPYFFDYDMPRWPRRLLEQNFGLTLSPDDLFTATSPIVPRYNKFWWPRDSSSSIKVEKDKWSINIDVQHFAPDEITVKTADGFIVVEGKHEEKQDEHGFVSRHFKRRFKLPQEINTDAIESRLSSDGVLTVLAPKKSETQKGERNVPITQTGPVRKEIKDDAGQVQEQNEKKESE